Proteins from a genomic interval of Leptospiraceae bacterium:
- the aceF gene encoding dihydrolipoyllysine-residue acetyltransferase produces MAKLIDVKVPDIGDYNDIPVIEVHVKVGDKVTAEQSLITLESDKASMDVPSPENGVVKELKVKVGDKVSRDHLFLVLEAEETAANPQPAVTPAKPVTPPAPVISDPVAVPKQTQVSAQEVTHDMVSGTSHASPSVRKYARELGVDISKVKGTATKGRISQEDVQKFVKSVMSGQTSAPSSGGTGLNLLPWPKIDFSKFGATQRQPLSRIKKISAANLSRNWIVIPSVTYHDDADITDLEAFRLDTNKQNEKAGIKITMLAFIIKASVAALKKFPEFNSSLDGDDLVLKEYFHIGFAADTPNGLVVPVIKDADKKGIYEIAKETSELAKLAREGKIKSEQMQGACFTISSLGGIGGTYFSPIINAPEVAILGVSKAAMKPVWNGKEFIPRLLCPLSLTADHRVIDGVLGTKFNVYLSELLADFRRVVL; encoded by the coding sequence ATGGCAAAATTAATTGATGTTAAGGTTCCCGATATAGGGGATTACAATGATATTCCAGTGATTGAAGTTCACGTGAAAGTAGGAGATAAAGTGACAGCGGAACAGTCCCTCATCACTTTAGAATCAGACAAAGCAAGTATGGATGTTCCCTCTCCTGAAAATGGAGTTGTAAAAGAACTAAAAGTAAAAGTAGGAGATAAAGTTTCTAGAGATCATCTTTTTTTAGTTCTGGAAGCAGAAGAAACTGCCGCTAATCCACAACCAGCGGTTACTCCTGCGAAGCCTGTTACACCACCTGCTCCCGTTATTTCAGATCCAGTAGCAGTCCCAAAACAAACTCAAGTGTCAGCGCAAGAGGTTACTCATGATATGGTTTCGGGAACAAGCCATGCTAGTCCCTCGGTTCGAAAGTATGCGCGGGAATTAGGTGTAGATATTTCGAAGGTAAAAGGAACAGCGACGAAGGGTCGTATATCGCAAGAGGATGTGCAGAAGTTTGTGAAGTCAGTGATGAGTGGACAAACTTCAGCTCCTTCTTCCGGTGGTACTGGACTCAACCTACTCCCTTGGCCTAAGATTGATTTTAGTAAATTTGGGGCTACTCAAAGACAGCCGCTTTCTAGGATTAAGAAAATTTCTGCGGCTAATCTATCTCGCAATTGGATTGTGATTCCATCTGTCACCTACCACGATGACGCAGACATCACAGATCTAGAAGCATTTCGCCTAGATACAAATAAACAAAATGAAAAAGCAGGGATTAAAATTACAATGCTTGCTTTTATAATCAAAGCATCTGTGGCGGCATTGAAAAAATTTCCTGAATTTAATAGCTCCCTCGATGGAGATGATTTAGTTCTAAAAGAATATTTCCACATAGGATTTGCAGCTGATACGCCTAACGGTCTAGTGGTTCCTGTAATTAAGGACGCAGACAAAAAAGGAATTTATGAAATCGCAAAAGAAACAAGCGAACTTGCAAAACTTGCTCGCGAAGGTAAAATCAAATCAGAACAAATGCAAGGTGCCTGTTTTACTATTTCATCGCTTGGTGGCATAGGAGGAACGTATTTTTCTCCGATCATCAATGCACCTGAGGTTGCGATTTTAGGTGTGAGCAAAGCGGCGATGAAACCAGTTTGGAATGGAAAAGAATTTATCCCTCGTTTGCTATGTCCATTATCGCTTACAGCAGACCATCGCGTGATCGATGGTGTTCTCGGAACTAAGTTTAATGTGTATTTGTCGGAGTTACTCGCGGATTTCCGCAGAGTTGTATTATAA